TACGAGCGCCCTCTACGTGCGTGCTGaagagcgttcggtctggtcgTGTTCCCTTGTGtagcgctcgtccaactacgtcctcgctggacgagcgttcgttgtggtCGTCTTCCCCTGTGTAGCGGTCGTCCAACTACGTGCGTGCTGAAGAGCGTTCGGTGTGGTCGTCTTCCCCTGTGtagcgctcgtccaactactagatcgctggacgagcgttcgttgtggtCGTCTTCCCCTGTGtagcgctcgtccaactacTAGATCGCTGGACCTTAGAAAGCAAGCTGGAATGAACTGCTGGCCATAATATTAAGAAACTTCATTGCGGCAAGGGAGTGACAACATGGAATTCTTGTGATGGTCCATCTCCTGCAGGAGCATGAGAACTCGTCTATGTTTACAACAAATTTTTCTCCACTTTGGGAGACGTGTCTTACTTCAAACAGTTTGTGTGCTGACCAgctataaacaaataaaaaatttaaacaacacATTTTAGTGTCTGACATAAAGTTTACCAAGGAATGAATAAACATTTATGAACAGAGTTACCTAGGTATCCAATTCTTGGTTGCTTGGGATTCCTTTGTAAATCTGGCCTGCATCTTTGGACAAATTGGTCCTGAAAATGATTGTATCTTAGCCCTGTTTTTTGCCCATCTTTGCATTATGTATACCCTAATTTCTTCCAGCATTGTTATGATTGGTTTAGTCCTGGTGTGAACCAAGACACTGTTGAAAGCCTCACTGATATTGTTGACCAATGTGTCACATTTTGGTGTTGGACTGAATCTGGACCTTGACCAATATCTACAACAGATGATATATACACATGTTAAAACTGCAACTAATATggacaaacataaaataatatagaaagggcaaaaataattaatacaaattgtCAACCTTGGAGGGATGGCAATCAAATGCTTGAATGCGTCTTCATTTATATCTTTAATGTTTCTCATCTCCCTTTCCCAGTTTTGTGGATGAGTGGCAGTAGCTGCCCTCCACATCAGCTGTTTCAGATTTTTACCAGGAAACTTTTTCCTAAAGTTTGAATATAAGTGTCTTACACAAAATCTCTGGTCAACACCTGGGAGTAACTGTTGTATGGCTGGTAGTAGACCCTGTGGTGTTAACGTAAATGACTTATCACCATATCAAATTAATCAACCAATATACGAAAGAAGcaatttaaatatcattattacCTTTTGTTGGTCCGAGACAAAAGTAATTGAAGAACACACTTCTCCACCACCAAGATCATCAATTAAAAGTTCCAAAAACCACATCCATGAATCTTTGTTTTCGACTTCTACCACCGCATATGCAATGGGCAACATTTGATCATTTCCATCCCTCCCAACAGCCGTCAACAGCTCACCACCATACTTCCCTTTCAAAAAGGCTCCATCTAATCCAATTATTGGCCTACAGCAGACAAAACTGTCTTTGCATGCCTTCAGACAACAGTAAAATCTCTTGAAAATTAACTCACCGTCATTATTCTCAACATGGACCTTAACTGTAGATCCTGGATTTCTTTCCAACAACTCATGCGCATAATCATATATCCTCTTATATTGTTCATTAAAGGACCCATCAATTTCATTAGAAGCAATAGCTTTGGCTCTATAAGCCATAGACCTTGATATACCTATGTTCCACTTCCTTTGAACTTTTTCACGAATATCAACACCCTTCATCTTAGGATTTTCGTGAACTGTTTTCACCAACTTTTTGCTCAACCACTTGGCGTCAACTAACTTCAGGTTGAACTCCCTGCTGCATGTATGAATGTCTTTTTTAGTTCTGAGCTGCCATGATTTTACAGCCTCCATATAACCAAAGTATATGGTCCATGGGCATTCTCCTTTTGCACCAAAGCACTTCATCCTCAATCTTCTCTTGtcattttttacaaactttatattcCTCCCATTTTCCAAGGCATACCCTTTTACAGCATCTAAAATATCTTGCTTTTCTGCAAAAAAAGTCCCAACTTCCCATGTAAAGTCTACCATACTTTTTGGCATacaaaaaataccaaacctACCATAACCTTCAGTGTCATTAACCTCTTCATCACTATCTGTTGCACTAAGAAATTCCTCAGATTTCCACTCAAAATCTGACAATCCTCTATCGTCATGATCATCACATTCAACACTGACATTATCACGGTCATCATCACTATCATAAAGACTTTCTACTTCTACTTCTGCTTCGACATTACAATCTACATCACCATCTATATCACATTCAACACTCACATCTACTAGGCCCTCTAAGCACTCATTAATTCCATGTACATCACCTTCTTCAGTAGATGTACTCCAACTACAAACATAAACTTCATCCTCCACGACTCCTTCACACACATTCAACTCTTGCTCTTCTTCAACCTCATGCAACTCTTCTACGTGACCATGACCTTCAACCTCTACTTCAACAGcaccaccatcttcttcaccctcGTTCACCTCTTGTAACTCACCATCAACTACATCATTTACTTCAACACtgtcaccatcttcttcacaaaCATTGACCTcttgtaagtcaccatcacCTTCACCATTTACTTTAACAgaatcaccatcttcttcaacctctttTTGTACTGTACCATTACCTTCAACTTCTCCTTCATCATTAGTAATGTCTTCAAGCATATGAATGACTTCGGGATCAGAAACTACATGTACAACGTATAAGTGAACTTCACCATTAAGCCTAGCTAAGTTAGCCATATGCATGGCACCTCTGTCATCAATCAATTGTTCCAACCTATTTTTCAACACTAAACCGCCTCCTAAACAGTACCATAACTCTTTAAAATTCTCATATCCTAAACTTTTGACTACACTGACAATCACAAAAAAACTCCACGTGTTAGGGTCAAAGGACAAAGTTGTTGTCTCCCCTTCATACTTTAGGGTACTATCATTAATGAACTTTCCTCCATGGTGGAACACACACACAATAGCGTCCTCCATTACgcacaacacaaaataaatatatctacagACCTATTATGAAAACATATcacgacaaaaaaaatatatattaaaacaggCACAGAGatcaaataactttaaacatacGCACTCAGACAAAgtcaaataactttaaacatacATGGGGGACCACCAAAATGCAATCAAAACCAGAGACCAAACCATACAGCAATGGGGGACCACCACAAGTGATTGTAGTTTCGATTGAATCAAAACGAATACAATAAAGCAGAAACACTTACCTCCACTGACCACGTGCTTCAGCTTCTTCCTTCCAACAACAAAAGGACCCACAGACACCGCCCACTGCATGCACTCTGCCGCTTCAGTCTCGAAATTACGATCGCGATTTTTGGCCTCTCACGCGAACCCTAACAATAAAAACGTATAATTCTTTCCCCAATCTCAGTTgcccttttaattttttcaaatttcctacTTTACCCTTACCCAAAACTGAATAAACACACGTGCATAccaattattttatacaataatcgttttaaatgccacgtctgCACTCAACCATGCCACCTAACCAATACCGtaacggccgtttgtccaaattaacggcaggcctgtaattgattcaattttacaaaaacaaggactcaattgatacgccgaaaaagacgaggacctatttgaaattcatgaccaaaatagggacctacggagacattaaaccaaaaaaaaaaaaagagaagaagaggggaAGAGGGAAGAGTTTGGGAAGTTAAAAGGAAGCTTTGGGGTTCTGCACTCGGGGTTGGAAATTCTTGCTGCCAAATTTGAGAGGGGAGAAGTGGGAGCTGCTGTTGAAGCTGCAAGGAGGCTTTGGTGGTGCATTTGGAAGAGTTGAAGAGTGGCTGGAGGTTCTGGGAAAGAGGAGAAGTAAAGAACTTTTGAAGTTGGAAGGAGATCAAACTCTCTGGAAGTgattcaaggaagtcttcaagaggtaaggggagctagatcttttgtttaattgatgatatatgttgtatttgatgcaaatctgggaagaatgGGATGGATATTTGGGTTCTGGTTTCGTTTCTGGGTTTCTGCAAATTCTGAAATTCTGCaggcgcgttcgtccaatttggcttcaaattggacgttcgtccaaattttcgagcgttcgtccaatttggtttcaaattggacgtttgTCCACAATAGCTAGGAACGTTTGTCCATTTATGGTTTTCagattagcgttcgtccaatttgttaagaattggacgttcgtccaagtcactgaacgttcgtccaaggAAGAGGCCtgctaagcgttcgtccaaatgcctaagaacgttcgtccagataTTGAACATTCGTCCAAGTTGCGCGTTCGGTCTCATACTGTTAGGAGTTcgttagcgttcgttcttgttGAGTTTTAGTGATATTAGCGTTCCGTCTTAGtagattttgtttctgtatgtaTAAatagtaagcgttcggtcttgtcaaggtttgatctttgagcgctcgtccagtATTGAATTTGGTGTTCGgtagttgagcgttcggcctaagtaattgatcttgagcgttcggccttagttTGTGAGTGTTCGGCCTtagtttgtgagcgttcggtattatttaaattctgagtgtagcgttcgtcctcggcctgagcgttcgtccaaagaagtggtgcgttgagcgttcgtccaaggtgattagcgttcgtccattcggTATTTCGCATTCGTTCATTTGaaaattagcgttcgtccttttggcttaatagcgttcgtcctgggtggtgaatagtgctcgtccaaatagtatttttcaaataagttGGATTCCAAGTTCCTTTGCTCTTgggttgaattatgtgtaccaatggTTGGAATATTGTCTGTGACgtgatttatttgaatatatgtgaatgtatgaaatatgttggatttgttgtgataatatggtggtatcggaatattcataattgtggttaagtttcaaagtaataatatgattcatggacgtaattccatgatcctcaaggagaggatacatggtggtgttttggggttgtatagaatgattacatggtagctcagttttgggggtcatcctgaagctccaatggtctttcttctcatgtagagaggattgaaccatgtggtgaggagtagcaggaggtcctagtcttgggtgcttccatatgaCCCAAGGTGAgagataacggattaacctcgtgactgtggccgggcggtagtgccccaaagtttcaccaggcggtagtgccagggcggtagtgcccaagtttcataaagccaccacgggtgcaagacccgccatagctcggtaatcattctagtccggacgagtcggtctataaagtaacgagtcgggtataaagtaacaagtcttgtaaTGTCAATTTACTGTTCTTTCATATGAATCTATGTatgataacatgctttttatatctagctcacccttgcattgtttgtgttgtgtgccaATTTGGATATGTtatttggcgatgatcatccacttggatgggagcagatggcggGGAGGATACCTTGGGAGCAGCTCTTGATGGAGACGGCAGTGCTGCAACCTAGCATTACTAATTCTTATTTCGTGAACTCGTTTAATTACATTTGTgtgtattttaagtttaaaattttccGTGATTTCCATTGAAGATTCTAATAATCGTATTGTCAATTTCTGCACTATTTTGAGGATGATTGTAATCCTTaaattactcttgactgctttcctatattatgcatgatgacgtctttattatatatgcatgacgtatatatttgggatgtcacaacCGTCGTTTcaaggagagagagaaaaggaagaaagtgTGGTGTTTAGCGCCGGTGGTATCCACAGCCATGAGGATCGTTCGCAGAGACATCGTTCCTAATGGACCTGGTAGCGTTAAGGTTCAATTCCTATTCTCCACACTTCAGTTTCCTTAGTTCCATGAAATTTCTTCTTCACGTTTATTCTATGCACTACGCAGATGGTGGCGGTGGATTCCGATGATCTGTGGTTTGCGTATAACttgattcttggttcgggagtcggttacgtgtagggaaggtattagtaccctacaacgcctgccctaaggcagtacctttaactaaatatgcgaatatgatgtggttttcaaaatatttaactatcccctaaaataagaTTCTAAAGAAACAACatgtattttttagttttttgggcccgacaaggattgaccttgctcctacgtattctcattaagaatgagaaatcagggttccgtagttcttttagaaaactgtttgaaaatttgtttgaaaattgattgagaattttgtttgtaaaatgattttggatttttgggaaagtgaacctgacaaggactggccttgctcctacgtatctccacttttgatggagaatcaaggatcacgtagttctggctagaaagattgtttgttgattgaaaatgtgaatgtttttagtttttgaagattttatatatttttggtatttttataaaagacaGAAAAtgttttcagcacaaggacgatgcgtgcgatcacacatgtgcttaatatttttataaaatggaaagatgtctagcacaaggacgatgcgaatgatcacacatgtgcttgacctttaaagcatatttttttgatttttaatttatcttttaattttgcgtaatgagcactaggctgatgcgtatgatcgcacgagtactcacacggctttttttcttattatttgcataatgagcactaggctgatgcgtacgatcgcacgagtactcacacggctttgtttgttttattttatatttttatttatattttttatgaacaaatccaacaaaatataagaTGCAATATACAAGAGTGGAGTTATCACACAAAGGGCTACatacaggaaaaaaaaacaaataataaagaaataaaaatttaagaacaaaGCGAGAGAAACAAACCAACAAGAATAGGGGgtgcagagataaaaaccagtgTTGCATGCGGAGTAAAATTGGAGCTCCCTTAGTTTGGGCCAAAATCCCCTCTTTTTGACTTTGTGTCCGCCAGGGGTGTCAAGATGAAACTGGAGGTGCATTGAGTATCTGCTTGTCCGGcccaattctttttttttatttttgtttgcagAAATGGATGGGCTTAAGCCCAAATGAAAGGAGGTGTACGGGTGAAAACCGGGGGTGCGTGAAGGAaacaatgtttttattttattttattttatttattttatttttgtttttggctTATTAGTGAGAGCTGCAGGCCCAAGGCCTTTCCATTTTTCGGTTCATGAGACCCTTAGGGATTCCTCCCATTCTTACCAAAAGAAGCAAAGGTGTTCAAACGGCCACCGCACGCGACGCCACTGCCTCCGCCAAAACCGACTTCCGCCAGCTGCAGTCCGAGCCATCGCCGGTACGCTGACCACCGCCGCTCACCGCTGGAGTCCTCGCTCCCTTTTTTTCCTTCCCCTCGCGTGCGTGAGGCCGTCTCTGCCAAGCCGGCTGCCGCGAAGAGTCCTCCGCCTGATCTCTAATGTCGCCGGCAGTTCCCAGGCGTTTCCAAGGCCGCCACTGGCCGCAGCGTCAGATCTTGCCCCCTCCCCGCTATTGATGGTGATTTGGGAATGGGTTGGGTTATTTGGTTGTGTTGTGGTTAGTTTATGGGTGATGGTGTGAGAGGTTTTGGAGATGATTGATGAATAGGGGTTTTCGGAGTTAAGAGAGAATGGAGAGGGATTGGGTGGAGGCTATTCGGTGAGTGAGTGAGTTTCCCTCTTGGCTTGGGTAATTGAAAAATGGTAAGAATGGGTGATATGGTGACGGGAAATGTATTGGAGGTAGTGAGTGAGTTGTGAAGAAGAAATGGTTGGGATGATTACGggtgagaggagcagagggGTTGGAGAATGGTCTGAGAAGTGTCTGATAGATGATGGATGTTGGCCGTGGGGTGTCGGTAGTGGTGTTTTACTGTCtgtgtgaaaaaaaatgaaaatggctTTGGTTTCTTTGACGgttgaaagatgaagttgaagtttGGTGGTTACGGGTATATCCGTGGGCGTGTGAATATGGGGatgagtgtttggctgtgtttGATGGGTGCTAGAGGTGAGGTTGGGCCGTGGTAAGTCTTGAACGAGTGTTGGAGATCTAGGGTGTTGGTGACGAAAATgataaagaagatgaagagtaGTCAAAGGTTGAGGTTTTTTATGGTTACAGTGGGCAGAGGTGGTTACGGGTGAAGGGAGTCAAGGAGTTTGAGGTTGATAGCCATGGGTGTTCCCAGTAGCCGTGTGTGTATTGGGGATGGTCGTGAAAGGCAAAGGCCTTGGTTGTGGCACTGGGTGAATGATGATTGAAGAGTAAAATGAAGAAGATCCCCCCAGTAACTGTgtgtgaatatggaggatggaTCCTCCTCAGCAGTGGACAATGCTTCAAGATGAAGAAGCCTCCCTCCGTTATTGCTTTTTTTTCGTCTCCGGAAATTAACCGCCCCCTCTGCTCTCTCCCAAAACCATTTAAAAACACTTTGCATCTTCATCACCTATTCCCTGATCCGGGATCTTACCTCGTCTTTTTCTTTGGtgagacaaaagaaaaaacattgttCAACTAATTCCGTAATCCGAAACTTCGTTTCCCTTTTCTTCTTGTTCACTTCCCAGGAGCTCAGACACATTCTGTGACATGGGACTttccttgttttgttttttttttttacttcctagGAGGTGATACACGTTCCAGATTTgggatttttgtttttatttcttttattatttttatttgttattttttgttattttattattatattttttattaaaacggCAATAAGAGAAAAGACGAACGCCCCATCAAACGCACGAGTATAGAACGGCCGTTCACTATGGACACAGAAAAAcatatcaagaccgaacgttcaactacCAAAGaaaaatgaccgaacgctatcaaTATGAACAGGTAACGACGAACGACCGAAAGTATTTGAGGTCGAATGgtttgaggccgaatggccgaaaaGGCTGAGCTACCTGGGCGAGCGCAAGAAGAGGGGGAACGAGCGGCAGAAGAGGGAGAACGAGCGCACAGGgcataggacgagcgttcaaagcCGAACGTTCAGTTAATAATATACAAttcatgaccgaacgttcaacatcaagaccgaacgttcactaagaataaacgtaaccgaacgttcactaacacataaTATGACGGAACGTTTGAACAACACAAGGCCGAACGTCCAACTCTGAATAGGCAAatcaaggccgaacgttcaaaacatcaagaccgaacgttcagtAACAAACACatcaaggccgaacgttcaactgAGAATAAAGacaacaagaccgaacgttgaaaacataagaaagtgaccgaacgctattttctGATTGAATTGTATTTCAGCGAACGGCAGAAGATCATGCACCACtaggccgaacgttcaaaaccgaacgccatattaaactaaaaacCATTAggccaagaccgaacgctcgctacCTCAGAGGCTGAATGGTCGAACGACGGAACGCTTAGAGTGAGGATTACCGAACGTCAATGAGAATAAACTGGCCGAACGTCTGAGGACGAGCGTCGGAACAGTTGGAATGCGTGACGCTGAAAATTGCCGAACGTCAATGACACCAAATGGCTGAACGATTGAGGACgagtgaccgaacggttgaagctgAAAATTGCCGAACGTCCGAGAGTTTaatggacgaacggtcgaataaGGCAAAGGACAAACGGTCGTGCAGGGCAGAGGACGAACGGTGGAGGGcgaatgctttttatttttattttttattattttttttattttatttatatatatatattttttttgtttatttttaatttgtatatgtaacatcccaataaatagtaattaccattaattagaaCTAATCACATTTACAGAAAATTACAGTGCAGTCTTAATATTTACAACAGCTGCTTAAATAAAAACCGAACGTACAACATTTACAGTGTTCGGAATCTAGCTACCAAGCATCAAAAATCtggacgaacggtcttacaaaaacAGATAACCGAATGTCCCAAAATACCGTACAGAAACACTAGCAATTTCTAAAGAACGAGCACTCTACTGCTCagctttaacctctacttctACCATGTTGgcatcctccaaattttcttcttccagcattacTTCAAGTGGtgcctcaccatctgctcacatccacaacggatgatcattgcattgacaagacggacgtacataaacagtagacaacacaaggaattgcaagggtaagcttaggtaatttaattcatacaaccAACAGAAACTTTAACATATGAAATAAATCATACAAATCATACAATAGTACATACGAGTATAAAATCAATCATCCAAACTCTCATAATTAacgactgtccggactgtatgaatccatgtatctacaggcgttcttgcacccgggtggtgtggtaactgggatacactcaacagctgccacccgaggttaaccctatcagtccaaagtactcagtaggactagggcctcctgccattcccacgcatgacctactcccctctacatgaggatgagcactcacggaatatcaggatgaacagccatcagcagctttaccatggtcatactacatAACTTCTCATATTCACATTAtggagacgttcctccttggaacgctcatTCACAATCCACTTCAATAAAATTCATTCAGAATACCATTCGCACATATTAACCAGTTCTcttattcacattttcattctgtGTTCCACTCTCTTAATTTAAAGAACGTCCATCCTTTAATAGATCAAGACGAACGTATTACAGTACACTGCAACCTCGTTTCTGAACAAAAGAAACGAACCCTTATCCACTTACGGACGTTAAGAatacttaataatttaaatgagaTTGAGTCTAGAAGATCTGAATAATACTTAGTAAAAATTCTAAGTATACAGACTTGAGGTTAAATCAGAAggataaatacattttaaatatatttaaataaataaccagagtattattgtaacatcccaataaatagtaattaccattaattagaattaattacaattaacagc
The Vigna angularis cultivar LongXiaoDou No.4 chromosome 5, ASM1680809v1, whole genome shotgun sequence genome window above contains:
- the LOC128196789 gene encoding uncharacterized protein LOC128196789 is translated as MKGVDIREKVQRKWNIGISRSMAYRAKAIASNEIDGSFNEQYKRIYDYAHELLERNPGSTVKVHVENNDGELIFKRFYCCLKACKDSFVCCRPIIGLDGAFLKGKYGGELLTAVGRDGNDQMLPIAYAVVEVENKDSWMWFLELLIDDLGGGEVCSSITFVSDQQKGLLPAIQQLLPGVDQRFCVRHLYSNFRKKFPGKNLKQLMWRAATATHPQNWEREMRNIKDINEDAFKHLIAIPPRYWSRSRFSPTPKCDTLVNNISEAFNSVLVHTRTKPIITMLEEIRVYIMQRWAKNRAKIQSFSGPICPKMQARFTKESQATKNWIPSWSAHKLFEVRHVSQSGEKFVVNIDEFSCSCRRWTITRIPCCHSLAAMKFLNIMASSSFQLAF